One region of Acidobacteriota bacterium genomic DNA includes:
- a CDS encoding acyl-CoA dehydrogenase, producing the protein MIPFGRAAPVGGGRAGRIDRRRPPRPSEPPPQIGPDRGERRVTQAVDVKTPPLTTLLEDEVLLRDSVREFAEQQVKPLVREMDEHAKIPRELIDRLFDLGVMGIEIPERFGGSGGTFFHAVLAVEALSQVDPSVGVLVDVQNTLVINALLRWANEPQLGRYLPALATKTLGAYALSEAGSGSDAFALTSRAVDAGDAWVLNGRKLWITNGNEADLFIVFATVDPAAGYRAITAFLVDRGTPGFSVGKKEDKLGIRASSTCELLFEDCRVAKDAVLGDVGKGYKVAIETLNEGRIGIGAQMVGLAQGALDHAVRYVKERKQFGRAIADFQGVQFQLARAATDVEAARLLVYNAARLRDAGRPFLAEAAMAKIFSSEVAERVASLAVNLFGGYGFTKDYPVEKLYRDQKIGQIYEGTSNMQLQTIAKLLLG; encoded by the coding sequence ATGATACCATTTGGGCGTGCGGCTCCGGTGGGAGGCGGCCGTGCCGGACGGATCGACCGACGCCGTCCGCCCCGGCCCTCGGAGCCACCCCCGCAGATCGGCCCCGATCGAGGAGAACGACGCGTGACCCAAGCTGTCGACGTCAAGACCCCGCCCCTGACCACGCTGCTCGAAGACGAGGTGCTGCTCCGCGACAGCGTCCGGGAGTTCGCCGAGCAACAGGTGAAGCCGCTCGTGCGCGAGATGGACGAGCACGCGAAGATCCCGCGTGAGCTGATCGACCGGCTCTTCGATCTCGGCGTCATGGGCATCGAGATCCCGGAGCGGTTCGGCGGCAGCGGCGGTACGTTCTTTCACGCGGTGCTCGCCGTCGAGGCGTTGTCGCAGGTCGACCCGTCGGTGGGCGTGCTCGTCGACGTGCAGAACACGCTGGTCATCAACGCGCTGCTGCGATGGGCGAACGAGCCGCAGCTCGGACGCTACCTGCCGGCGCTCGCCACGAAGACCCTGGGGGCCTACGCGCTCTCGGAGGCCGGATCGGGCAGCGACGCGTTCGCGCTGACGTCGCGGGCCGTCGACGCGGGCGACGCGTGGGTGCTCAACGGCCGCAAGCTCTGGATCACGAACGGAAACGAGGCCGACCTCTTCATCGTGTTCGCGACGGTGGATCCGGCCGCCGGGTACCGCGCGATCACGGCGTTCCTGGTCGACCGCGGCACGCCCGGCTTCAGCGTGGGCAAGAAGGAGGACAAGCTCGGCATCCGCGCGAGCAGCACGTGCGAGCTGCTGTTCGAGGACTGTCGGGTGGCCAAGGACGCCGTGCTCGGCGACGTCGGGAAGGGTTACAAGGTGGCCATCGAAACGCTCAACGAGGGGCGGATCGGCATCGGCGCGCAGATGGTGGGGCTGGCGCAAGGCGCGCTCGACCACGCCGTGAGGTACGTCAAGGAGCGCAAGCAGTTCGGCCGGGCCATCGCCGACTTCCAGGGCGTGCAGTTCCAGCTGGCCCGCGCGGCCACCGACGTCGAGGCGGCCCGCCTGCTCGTGTACAACGCGGCCCGGCTGCGCGACGCGGGCCGGCCGTTTCTGGCCGAGGCGGCCATGGCCAAGATCTTCTCGTCTGAAGTCGCCGAACGGGTGGCGTCGCTCGCGGTGAATCTCTTCGGCGGCTACGGGTTCACGAAGGACTACCCGGTCGAGAAGCTGTACCGCGACCAGAAGATCGGCCAGATCTACGAGGGCACGTCGAACATGCAGCTGCAGACCATTGCCAAGCTGCTACTCGGCTGA
- a CDS encoding VWA domain-containing protein, with translation MRGPAHSFRQAVDTRRVSRRAALALAVLLGLAIGPAQPRAQQAPASPASPGQQAPQQEPQPQEQPVFRTELTFVRVDAIVTDRQGNPVTDLTPDDFEVFEDGKPQAIETFKRIDVTGEPAPGAEIARPIRTAYDEESEAQREDVRLFAIFLDDYHVRRGASLSVREPLIRFIENQLGPLDMVALMYPLQPVGDVVFTRNHRAIVDAIRKFDGRKYDYTPRNSIEEQYSMYPAEWVERIRNQVSLSALRALMVRLGGLREGRKSVILVSEGYTNYLPPQMRDPVASMPGIGNPNRRNPMAGERDYGEERYQFFQSVDMMRDLQDVYAEANRSNTSIYALDPRGLAPFEFDINEAVGTGVDSRVLGETMDTLRVLADQTDGRAIVNRNDLESGLRQVVRDSSAYYLIGYNSTQAPADGKFHEIRVRVKRPGLQVRARKGYWALTAAEMETAMAPPKPGPDPAIADALASVEAPSRARVVRTWLGTEPAEHGRTKVTFVWEPVPPLPGDRRPAASRVSVIAAGQEEAYFRGRVPDGAPAAATSGVVSRGGGRAEFEAAPGRLQLRLSVEGPAGEVIDSDLLDITVPDFTGPQVGLSSLEVFRASTAREFQAVSRDPLAVPSAAREFRRTERLLIRFSTFGPGTEPVQTTARLLNRLGQPMSDLTLEAIQGDDTERWQVQLPLSGLPAGEYLVEVRSTAAGEQAKQLLGFRVVS, from the coding sequence ATGCGGGGCCCAGCCCACTCTTTCCGTCAGGCGGTCGACACGCGCCGCGTCTCGCGACGCGCCGCCCTCGCGCTCGCGGTGCTGCTGGGCCTGGCCATCGGACCAGCCCAGCCGCGCGCGCAGCAGGCCCCGGCGTCACCCGCGAGCCCCGGCCAGCAGGCACCGCAGCAGGAGCCGCAGCCACAGGAACAGCCCGTCTTTCGCACCGAATTGACGTTCGTCCGCGTCGACGCCATCGTCACCGACCGGCAGGGCAACCCGGTGACCGACCTGACGCCGGACGATTTCGAGGTGTTCGAGGACGGCAAGCCGCAGGCCATCGAGACCTTCAAGCGCATCGACGTGACGGGCGAGCCGGCGCCCGGTGCGGAGATCGCCCGGCCGATTCGGACCGCCTACGACGAAGAGTCGGAGGCCCAGCGGGAAGACGTCCGGCTGTTCGCCATCTTCCTCGACGACTACCACGTCCGACGTGGGGCCAGCCTGAGCGTGCGCGAGCCGCTCATTCGCTTCATCGAGAACCAGCTCGGCCCGCTCGACATGGTCGCGCTGATGTACCCGCTCCAGCCCGTGGGCGACGTGGTCTTCACGCGCAACCACCGCGCCATCGTCGACGCGATCAGGAAGTTCGACGGGCGGAAGTACGACTACACGCCGCGCAACAGCATCGAAGAGCAGTACTCGATGTACCCGGCGGAGTGGGTCGAACGCATCCGCAACCAGGTCTCGCTCTCGGCGCTTCGAGCCCTGATGGTGAGGCTTGGCGGCCTGCGCGAGGGGCGCAAGTCGGTCATCCTCGTCAGCGAGGGGTACACGAATTACCTTCCGCCGCAGATGCGCGACCCGGTCGCGAGCATGCCGGGCATCGGCAATCCCAACCGGCGCAACCCCATGGCCGGCGAACGCGACTACGGCGAGGAGCGGTACCAGTTCTTCCAGAGCGTCGACATGATGCGCGATCTGCAGGACGTGTACGCCGAGGCGAACCGGTCGAACACGTCGATCTACGCGCTCGATCCGCGCGGGCTCGCACCCTTCGAATTCGATATCAACGAGGCGGTGGGGACTGGCGTCGACTCGAGGGTGCTCGGTGAGACGATGGACACCCTGCGCGTGCTCGCCGACCAGACCGACGGGCGCGCGATCGTCAATCGCAACGACCTCGAGAGCGGGCTCCGCCAGGTCGTCCGCGATTCGAGCGCGTACTACCTGATCGGCTACAACTCGACGCAGGCGCCGGCGGATGGCAAGTTTCACGAGATTCGCGTGCGCGTGAAGCGGCCAGGCCTGCAGGTGCGGGCCCGCAAGGGCTACTGGGCCCTGACGGCCGCCGAGATGGAGACCGCGATGGCCCCTCCCAAACCCGGGCCCGACCCGGCCATCGCCGACGCGCTCGCGTCGGTCGAGGCGCCGAGCCGCGCACGGGTGGTGCGGACCTGGCTGGGCACCGAGCCCGCCGAACACGGGCGCACCAAGGTGACCTTCGTCTGGGAGCCGGTGCCGCCCCTTCCCGGCGACCGACGCCCCGCGGCCAGCCGCGTCTCGGTGATCGCCGCCGGACAGGAGGAGGCCTATTTCCGCGGTCGAGTGCCCGACGGGGCGCCGGCGGCGGCGACGAGCGGTGTCGTGTCTCGAGGCGGTGGCCGCGCCGAGTTCGAGGCCGCGCCGGGACGCCTGCAGTTGCGCCTGTCGGTCGAGGGGCCGGCCGGCGAGGTCATCGACTCCGACCTGCTCGACATCACCGTGCCGGACTTCACCGGGCCCCAGGTCGGCCTCTCGTCGCTCGAGGTCTTCCGCGCCTCGACGGCCCGTGAGTTCCAGGCAGTGAGCCGCGACCCGCTGGCCGTGCCGTCTGCCGCCCGGGAGTTCCGGCGGACCGAACGCCTCTTGATCCGCTTCAGCACATTCGGGCCCGGCACCGAACCCGTACAGACGACGGCGCGGCTGCTGAATCGTCTGGGTCAGCCGATGTCCGACCTGACGCTGGAGGCCATCCAGGGAGACGACACGGAGCGCTGGCAGGTGCAGCTGCCGCTGTCCGGCCTGCCGGCCGGCGAGTACCTCGTCGAGGTCAGGTCGACGGCTGCCGGTGAGCAAGCCAAGCAGCTGCTCGGGTTCCGCGTCGTGAGCTGA
- a CDS encoding pyruvate, phosphate dikinase produces the protein MPVPPDPSFADGPMDAVLARLEERAKELNCLYRVHDVCRRVDASPDEVCRGLLAEIPLGWRHPAVCWARIVLDGVVYQPPRAAETPWVLRADVVVAGDAVGAIEVFYGEECPADDDGPFLKEEHRLLAAIADRLALWVGQRRLQGLSRPTAPDPGAVEGTRPDRPAWAVIVDFLRQADHHLLMRISRRMLNYLCWNGVDEAQALLQRFSSSLRVGPASDADDNRPVDKTSLDTVLAVVNEAFAIAARHLSDGEILDCLHRWMKDDKSGFLMEAVENLGTSLPDIAAALERYQQLHVTDRNLSRTRQMALRVALVRRFLNDDVDYINTAKQYTEVDDFLELVRRIVAPSGSHGKIGGKGAGLFLAGQVLRRSEETAHATSHVKTPKTWYLSSDALLAFIEFNHLEDVYDRKYLELDQVRREYPHIIQVFKNSDFPPDIARGLSIALDDVDGPLVVRSSSLLEDRVGAAFSGKYKSLFLANQGTKRERLAALMDAVAEVWASIFGPDPIEYRADRGLLDVHEEMGILIQEVVGRRVGHYFLPAYAGVAFSRNEHRWSARIRREDGLVRLVPGLGTRAVDRLSDDYPVLLSPGQPGLRASATPDEVLRYAPRKVDLINLESRRFETVPIDALLSACAAEYPALSRVFSVYDDGRLHPPLGLVSTLDPSRLVATFEGLVAGTSFMPRIRTILRVLSEKLGYPVDIEFASDGTDFYILQCRAQSFSPDAAPAAIPVDLPAERVVFLANRFVSNGRVPDLTHLVYVDPERYHALGDLESLKDVGRAVGRLNGLLPKRQFALLGPGRWGSRGDITLGVSVTYSDINNTALLVEIAARRGQYVPEVSFGTHFFQDLVEADIRYLPIFPDDPEARLADAWLKESPSILTNLLPDYGHLADTLRVIDVPQATGGQVLRVLMNGDVDRAVGLLVTPEVTVRPGRNRRRTEA, from the coding sequence ATGCCGGTCCCGCCCGACCCGTCGTTTGCCGACGGCCCGATGGACGCGGTGCTCGCGCGGCTCGAGGAGCGAGCCAAGGAGCTGAACTGTCTCTATCGGGTGCACGACGTGTGCCGGCGGGTCGACGCGTCGCCAGACGAGGTGTGCCGGGGGCTGCTCGCCGAGATCCCGCTCGGGTGGCGGCACCCGGCCGTCTGCTGGGCACGCATCGTGCTCGATGGCGTCGTCTACCAGCCCCCCCGGGCGGCCGAAACGCCGTGGGTCCTGCGGGCCGACGTGGTGGTGGCCGGCGACGCCGTGGGGGCCATCGAGGTGTTCTACGGTGAGGAGTGCCCCGCCGACGACGACGGGCCGTTCCTCAAGGAGGAACACCGGCTGCTCGCGGCCATCGCCGATCGGCTGGCCCTGTGGGTCGGCCAGCGCCGCCTGCAGGGTCTTTCGCGGCCGACGGCCCCCGACCCCGGGGCCGTCGAGGGCACGCGGCCGGACCGGCCGGCCTGGGCGGTGATCGTCGACTTCCTCCGCCAGGCCGATCACCACCTGCTCATGCGCATCTCCCGGCGCATGCTGAACTACCTGTGCTGGAACGGGGTCGACGAGGCGCAGGCGCTGCTCCAGCGCTTCTCGTCGAGCCTGCGCGTCGGACCGGCGTCGGACGCCGACGACAACCGCCCGGTCGACAAGACCAGCCTCGACACGGTGCTCGCGGTGGTCAACGAGGCGTTCGCGATTGCCGCGCGCCACCTCAGCGACGGCGAAATCCTCGACTGCCTTCACCGCTGGATGAAGGACGACAAGTCGGGGTTCCTCATGGAGGCGGTCGAGAACCTCGGGACGTCGCTGCCGGACATTGCCGCCGCCCTCGAACGATACCAGCAACTCCACGTCACCGATCGGAACCTGTCGCGCACGCGGCAGATGGCGCTGCGCGTCGCCCTCGTGCGGCGGTTCCTCAACGACGACGTCGACTACATCAACACGGCGAAGCAGTACACGGAGGTCGACGACTTCCTCGAGCTCGTTCGCCGCATCGTCGCGCCGAGCGGCAGCCACGGCAAGATCGGCGGCAAGGGCGCGGGCCTCTTCCTCGCGGGCCAGGTCCTGCGGCGGTCGGAGGAGACCGCGCACGCCACGAGCCACGTCAAGACGCCGAAGACCTGGTACCTGTCGTCGGACGCCCTGCTGGCGTTCATCGAGTTCAATCACCTCGAGGACGTCTACGACCGAAAGTACCTCGAGCTCGACCAGGTACGGCGCGAGTACCCGCACATCATCCAGGTCTTCAAGAACTCCGACTTCCCACCCGACATCGCGCGCGGGCTGTCGATTGCGCTCGACGACGTCGACGGCCCGCTCGTCGTCCGCAGCTCGAGCCTGCTCGAAGATCGCGTGGGAGCGGCCTTCTCCGGGAAGTACAAGAGCCTCTTCCTCGCGAACCAGGGCACCAAGCGCGAGCGGCTCGCGGCGCTGATGGATGCCGTCGCCGAGGTGTGGGCGTCGATTTTCGGGCCCGACCCCATCGAATACCGGGCCGATCGCGGCCTGCTCGACGTGCACGAGGAGATGGGCATCCTGATTCAAGAGGTCGTGGGCAGGCGCGTGGGCCACTACTTCCTGCCGGCATACGCCGGGGTGGCGTTCAGCCGCAACGAGCACCGCTGGTCGGCCCGCATCCGCCGCGAGGACGGCCTGGTGCGCCTCGTGCCGGGCCTTGGCACGCGCGCGGTCGATCGGCTGAGCGACGATTACCCCGTGCTGCTCTCGCCGGGTCAACCGGGCCTGCGCGCGAGCGCAACGCCCGACGAGGTCCTGCGGTATGCCCCCCGCAAGGTCGACCTGATCAACCTCGAGAGCCGGCGGTTCGAGACGGTCCCCATCGACGCCCTGCTGTCGGCCTGCGCCGCGGAGTACCCCGCGCTCTCACGAGTGTTCTCGGTGTACGACGATGGCCGGCTGCACCCTCCCCTCGGCCTCGTCTCGACGCTCGACCCGAGCCGGCTCGTCGCGACCTTCGAGGGGCTCGTCGCGGGCACCTCCTTCATGCCCCGCATCCGCACCATCCTTCGCGTGCTCTCGGAGAAGCTGGGCTACCCGGTCGACATCGAGTTCGCCTCCGACGGCACCGACTTCTACATCCTGCAGTGCCGGGCACAGTCGTTCTCGCCAGACGCGGCGCCAGCGGCCATCCCGGTCGATCTGCCGGCGGAGCGCGTGGTCTTCCTCGCCAACCGCTTCGTCTCGAACGGCCGCGTGCCCGACCTCACCCACCTCGTCTACGTCGATCCGGAGCGCTACCACGCGCTCGGCGATCTCGAGTCGCTCAAGGACGTCGGCCGGGCCGTGGGCCGCCTCAACGGCCTGCTGCCGAAGCGCCAGTTCGCGCTGCTCGGCCCCGGGCGCTGGGGCAGCCGTGGCGACATCACGCTCGGCGTCAGCGTGACCTACTCCGACATCAACAACACGGCGCTGCTCGTCGAGATCGCCGCGCGGCGAGGGCAGTACGTGCCGGAGGTGTCCTTCGGCACGCACTTCTTCCAGGACCTCGTCGAAGCCGACATCCGGTACCTGCCGATCTTTCCGGACGATCCGGAGGCGCGGTTGGCCGACGCCTGGCTCAAGGAGTCGCCGAGCATCCTGACGAACCTGCTGCCCGACTACGGGCACCTCGCCGACACGCTTCGCGTGATCGACGTCCCGCAGGCCACGGGCGGGCAGGTGCTCCGGGTGCTGATGAACGGGGACGTCGACCGGGCGGTGGGCCTTCTCGTGACACCCGAGGTGACCGTGCGCCCCGGGCGCAACCGCCGGCGCACGGAGGCCTGA
- a CDS encoding Glu/Leu/Phe/Val dehydrogenase, whose translation MVAAGRLRRPKSPCFLSDRPRQGGRSVATKEFNSFQMAQRQFDHVADILELDRGSRELLREPLREYQVAIPVRMDDGQTRVFRGFRVQHNDARGPAKGGIRFHPQETVDTVRALAMWMTWKCAVVDIPLGGGKGGVICDPHHLSAREQEQICRGWVRQMAKNVGPLSDVPAPDVMTTPQHMLWMLDEFEVIHGAKYPGFITGKPVGMGGSLGRTEATGYGVIYTVREALREMGIAPSSVTASVQGFGNVAQYAVRLLQQLGGTVVCVSSWDQADQASYAFRKSSGIDVDELVGITDTFGGIDKARARELGYEVLPGDDWLTQEVDLLIPSALENQVRGDNAGRIHARVKMLAEGANGPTTPEADRILAERGIFVIPDFLANAGGVTCSYFEQVQSNSNYYWEKDEVLSKLDLKMTSAFAAVSELARRQKLYMRDAAYVISISRVAKACRDRGWV comes from the coding sequence ATGGTCGCCGCCGGGCGTCTCCGGCGGCCGAAATCCCCCTGTTTCCTCTCCGACCGCCCCCGCCAAGGAGGCCGATCCGTGGCCACCAAAGAGTTCAACTCGTTCCAGATGGCCCAACGGCAGTTCGATCACGTCGCCGACATCCTCGAGCTCGATCGAGGGTCGCGCGAGCTGCTGCGCGAGCCGCTTCGTGAGTACCAGGTCGCCATTCCCGTGAGGATGGACGATGGACAGACGCGCGTCTTCCGCGGCTTCCGCGTGCAGCACAACGACGCGCGCGGCCCGGCCAAGGGCGGCATCCGCTTCCATCCGCAGGAGACGGTCGACACGGTGCGCGCGCTCGCCATGTGGATGACCTGGAAGTGCGCGGTCGTCGACATCCCGCTCGGCGGCGGCAAGGGCGGCGTCATCTGCGACCCGCACCACCTGAGCGCCCGCGAGCAGGAACAGATCTGCCGCGGCTGGGTCCGGCAGATGGCGAAGAACGTGGGGCCGCTCTCCGACGTCCCGGCACCCGACGTGATGACCACGCCGCAGCACATGCTGTGGATGCTCGACGAGTTCGAGGTCATCCACGGGGCGAAGTACCCCGGCTTCATCACCGGCAAGCCCGTCGGCATGGGCGGCTCGCTCGGACGCACCGAGGCCACAGGCTACGGCGTGATCTACACGGTGCGCGAGGCCCTGCGCGAGATGGGCATCGCGCCGTCGAGCGTGACCGCCAGCGTGCAGGGGTTCGGCAACGTCGCGCAGTACGCCGTGCGGTTGCTCCAGCAGCTCGGCGGCACCGTCGTCTGCGTGTCGTCGTGGGACCAGGCCGATCAGGCCTCGTACGCCTTCCGCAAGTCGTCCGGCATCGACGTCGACGAGCTCGTCGGGATCACCGACACGTTCGGCGGCATCGACAAGGCCCGGGCGCGCGAGCTCGGCTACGAGGTGCTGCCCGGCGACGACTGGCTCACGCAGGAAGTCGACCTCCTGATTCCGTCGGCGCTCGAGAACCAGGTGCGCGGCGACAACGCCGGCCGCATCCACGCCCGCGTGAAGATGCTGGCCGAGGGCGCCAACGGGCCGACCACGCCCGAGGCCGACCGGATCCTCGCCGAGCGCGGCATCTTCGTCATCCCCGACTTCCTCGCCAACGCGGGCGGCGTCACCTGCAGCTACTTCGAGCAGGTGCAGAGCAACTCCAACTACTACTGGGAGAAGGACGAAGTCCTCAGCAAGCTCGATCTCAAGATGACCTCGGCCTTCGCCGCGGTGAGCGAGCTCGCCCGCCGCCAGAAGCTGTACATGCGCGATGCCGCCTACGTCATCTCGATCAGCCGGGTCGCCAAGGCCTGCCGCGACCGGGGCTGGGTCTGA
- a CDS encoding BrnT family toxin, whose protein sequence is MEFEWDSEKAVANLEKHGVDFVEASSVFGDPLEVTIPDPDRSAGEARFLSVGRSLRARVLVVAYTEREGRIRIIHARAAAPKERRAYESDERPGA, encoded by the coding sequence GTGGAATTCGAGTGGGATTCGGAGAAGGCGGTGGCCAATCTCGAGAAGCATGGCGTTGATTTCGTTGAAGCCTCCAGCGTCTTCGGCGACCCGCTCGAGGTGACGATTCCCGATCCCGACCGTTCGGCAGGCGAAGCCCGATTTCTGAGCGTCGGGCGATCCCTGCGCGCGCGGGTGCTGGTCGTGGCGTACACTGAACGCGAGGGTCGAATCCGGATCATCCACGCTCGGGCGGCAGCGCCCAAGGAGCGAAGAGCCTATGAATCAGACGAAAGACCGGGAGCCTGA
- a CDS encoding methylmalonyl-CoA mutase family protein, whose protein sequence is MKSSVESSTRSAARQAWERKVVEPALRKAPERQPSFTTVSGRQIERLYSADDVAGLDYTRDLGDPGAFPYTRGIHPSGYRGKLWTMRQFAGFGTPEETNERYRQLLAAGGTGLSVAFDLPTLMGRDPDHELSLGEVGKCGVSIASLADMERLFEGISLADITTSMTINSPASMIFAMYLVVAEKQGADWTRLSGTIQNDILKEFIAQKEYIYPPRESMRLITDIFQFCAAEVPKWNTISVSGYHIREAGATALQELAFTLRDGVEYVQWGVDAGLDVDRFAPRISFFFNAHNDFFEEIAKYRAARRIWAEVMRDRFGAKDERSWKLRFHSQTAGVSLTAQQPYNNVVRTAIQALAAVLGGTNSLHTNSLDEALALPTAEAATLALRTQQIIAHESGVTGIVDPLGGSYFVEALTRDMYDGALEYFETIDRMGGMVAAVEAGYPQREIAESAYRFQQAAERKEKIIVGVNDYVAENDRPMPILYIDEQVAERQLARLEALRRTRDHDRVARALDALREAAAGTANTMSPMLDAVRAYATVGEMCDALREVWGEYEEVPFV, encoded by the coding sequence ATGAAGTCCAGCGTCGAGTCGTCCACCCGGTCTGCGGCCCGCCAGGCCTGGGAGCGCAAGGTCGTCGAGCCGGCGCTGCGGAAGGCTCCCGAGCGGCAGCCGAGCTTCACGACGGTGTCGGGCCGCCAGATCGAGCGGCTGTACAGCGCAGACGACGTGGCCGGCCTCGACTACACGCGCGACCTCGGCGACCCCGGCGCCTTCCCCTACACGCGCGGCATCCATCCTTCGGGCTACCGCGGCAAGCTGTGGACGATGCGCCAGTTCGCCGGCTTCGGCACGCCCGAGGAGACCAACGAACGTTACCGGCAGTTGCTCGCGGCCGGCGGCACGGGGCTCAGCGTCGCCTTCGACCTGCCGACGCTCATGGGGCGCGACCCCGACCACGAGCTGTCGCTCGGCGAGGTCGGCAAGTGTGGCGTGAGCATCGCGTCGCTCGCCGACATGGAGCGGCTCTTCGAGGGCATCTCGCTCGCCGACATCACGACGTCGATGACGATCAACTCGCCGGCGTCGATGATCTTCGCGATGTACCTGGTCGTGGCCGAGAAGCAGGGCGCAGACTGGACACGGCTCTCGGGCACGATCCAGAACGACATCCTGAAGGAGTTCATCGCGCAGAAGGAGTACATCTACCCGCCGCGCGAGTCGATGCGGCTCATCACCGACATCTTCCAGTTCTGCGCCGCGGAGGTGCCGAAGTGGAACACGATCTCGGTCAGCGGCTATCACATCCGCGAGGCCGGGGCGACGGCGCTGCAGGAGCTGGCCTTCACGCTGCGCGACGGTGTCGAGTACGTGCAGTGGGGCGTCGACGCGGGCCTCGACGTCGACCGGTTCGCCCCGCGGATCTCGTTCTTTTTCAACGCGCACAACGACTTCTTCGAGGAAATCGCCAAGTACCGCGCCGCCCGCCGGATCTGGGCCGAGGTGATGCGCGACCGCTTCGGCGCGAAAGACGAGCGGTCGTGGAAGCTGCGGTTCCACTCGCAGACGGCGGGCGTGTCGCTCACCGCCCAGCAGCCGTACAACAACGTCGTCCGGACGGCCATCCAGGCGCTGGCGGCCGTGCTCGGCGGGACCAACTCGCTGCACACCAATTCGCTCGACGAGGCGCTGGCGCTGCCCACGGCCGAGGCCGCGACGCTGGCGCTGCGCACTCAGCAGATCATCGCCCACGAGAGCGGCGTGACCGGCATCGTCGATCCGCTCGGCGGGTCGTACTTCGTCGAGGCGCTCACGCGCGACATGTACGATGGCGCGCTCGAGTACTTCGAGACGATCGACCGCATGGGCGGGATGGTCGCGGCCGTCGAGGCCGGCTACCCGCAGCGCGAGATCGCCGAGAGTGCCTACCGCTTCCAGCAGGCGGCCGAACGCAAGGAGAAGATCATCGTCGGCGTCAACGACTACGTGGCCGAGAACGACCGGCCGATGCCGATCCTCTACATCGACGAGCAGGTGGCCGAGCGCCAGCTCGCCCGGCTCGAGGCGCTCCGGCGCACGCGCGACCACGATCGCGTCGCCCGCGCGCTCGACGCCCTGCGCGAGGCCGCAGCCGGCACCGCCAACACCATGTCCCCGATGCTCGACGCCGTGCGCGCCTACGCGACGGTCGGCGAGATGTGCGACGCGCTCCGCGAGGTGTGGGGCGAATACGAAGAGGTGCCGTTCGTCTGA
- a CDS encoding cobalamin B12-binding domain-containing protein codes for MQKIRVVIAKPGLDGHDRGAKVIARALRDAGMEVVYTGLRQTPEQIVSAALQEDADVIGLSILSGAHNHICPRIMELLREKGLDDVLVVVGGIIPDVDIPRLHEMGVKGVFLPGTPMQEIIDFINGSVRPRLERV; via the coding sequence ATGCAGAAGATCAGAGTCGTCATCGCCAAGCCGGGTCTCGACGGTCACGACCGCGGTGCCAAGGTCATCGCGCGCGCGCTGCGTGACGCCGGCATGGAGGTCGTCTACACAGGCCTTCGCCAGACGCCCGAACAGATCGTGTCGGCGGCGCTGCAGGAAGACGCCGATGTAATCGGACTGTCAATTCTGTCAGGCGCCCACAACCACATCTGTCCGCGCATCATGGAACTGCTGCGCGAGAAGGGGCTCGACGACGTCCTCGTGGTCGTCGGCGGCATCATCCCCGACGTCGACATCCCGAGGCTGCACGAGATGGGCGTCAAGGGGGTGTTCCTGCCGGGCACACCGATGCAGGAGATCATCGACTTCATCAACGGCAGCGTCCGGCCGCGGCTCGAGCGCGTCTGA